The following are encoded together in the Arcobacter aquimarinus genome:
- the nuoF gene encoding NADH-quinone oxidoreductase subunit NuoF: MITRIVSKNFDIPNSHKLEVALANGRYSSIDKLFAMTPDEVTAEVTKSGLRGKGGGGAACGPKWELMPKNDPRPAYLIVNGDESEPGTFKDRQIFQYDPHLLIEGIICTCYAINAHHAYIYIRGEYKFFIDRLNEAIKEAYQAAIIGDKIMNKYDFKIDITVHRGGGAYICGEKSALIESLEGKRGHPRLKPHGKECEWFFDNPATVNNVETIASVPNIVENGAEGYTKYGTEKSPGTMLFAISGPVRNPGVYEMAYGNKMIDFLNILGGGMKEGKKLKAIIPGGSSCPILTASEVEKAVLDYESMWDIGSTLGTGGMIVIDEDTSMVDVAKNIIEFYHHESCGQCTPCREGTGWIDKILKKVLNGDASNEDLKTILDVCDTMNGKTVCVFAPAVKDIISSIVKKFPQEFKTYLKN, translated from the coding sequence ATGATAACTAGAATTGTAAGCAAAAATTTTGACATTCCAAATTCACATAAACTTGAAGTTGCTCTAGCAAATGGAAGATACTCTTCAATTGATAAACTTTTTGCTATGACTCCAGATGAAGTAACAGCTGAAGTTACAAAATCAGGACTTAGAGGGAAAGGTGGTGGTGGAGCTGCTTGTGGACCAAAATGGGAACTAATGCCAAAAAATGATCCAAGACCAGCTTACTTAATAGTAAATGGAGATGAAAGTGAACCTGGAACTTTTAAAGATAGACAAATTTTCCAGTACGATCCACATCTTTTAATAGAAGGTATTATTTGTACTTGCTATGCAATAAATGCACATCATGCTTATATTTATATAAGAGGTGAATACAAATTTTTTATTGATAGATTAAATGAAGCAATAAAAGAAGCCTACCAAGCTGCTATTATTGGTGATAAAATTATGAACAAATATGATTTTAAAATTGATATTACAGTTCATAGAGGAGGTGGTGCATATATTTGTGGAGAAAAATCTGCACTTATTGAATCACTTGAAGGAAAACGAGGACATCCAAGACTTAAACCACATGGAAAAGAGTGTGAATGGTTCTTTGATAATCCAGCAACCGTAAATAATGTAGAAACCATCGCTTCTGTTCCAAATATTGTAGAAAATGGAGCAGAAGGTTACACTAAATATGGAACTGAAAAATCACCAGGAACAATGCTATTTGCAATTTCAGGACCTGTTAGAAATCCAGGTGTTTATGAAATGGCCTATGGTAATAAAATGATAGATTTTCTAAACATTCTTGGTGGTGGAATGAAAGAAGGTAAAAAATTAAAAGCAATTATTCCAGGAGGTTCATCTTGTCCAATATTAACTGCTTCTGAAGTAGAAAAAGCTGTTTTGGATTATGAATCAATGTGGGATATAGGTTCAACTTTAGGTACAGGAGGAATGATAGTTATTGATGAAGATACATCAATGGTTGATGTAGCAAAAAATATTATAGAATTTTATCACCATGAGTCTTGCGGACAATGTACACCTTGTAGAGAGGGTACTGGCTGGATTGACAAGATTTTAAAAAAAGTCTTAAATGGAGATGCTTCAAACGAGGATTTAAAAACTATACTTGATGTATGTGATACGATGAATGGGAAAACTGTTTGTGTTTTTGCACCAGCAGTAAAAGATATTATTTCAAGTATTGTTAAAAAATTCCCTCAAGAATTTAAAACATATTTAAAAAACTAA
- a CDS encoding NuoI/complex I 23 kDa subunit family protein, translating to MGIKVVPRYGKSFKDKLYLPAIAGGMKTTLKHFMKNLSNVNNLKTMQYPEVQPTDLNERYRGVHRLTKHDDGTEKCVACFMCATACPAECIFIEAEERFDEHDEKRPKEFKIDLLECVFCGYCVEACPCDAIRMDTGIFSFTASKREDFVLNKKALMANERSKDLNDG from the coding sequence ATGGGAATAAAAGTAGTACCAAGATACGGAAAATCGTTTAAAGATAAATTATATCTTCCAGCTATCGCAGGTGGTATGAAAACAACACTTAAACATTTTATGAAAAATTTAAGTAATGTTAATAACCTAAAAACTATGCAATATCCAGAAGTTCAACCAACTGACTTAAATGAAAGATACAGAGGTGTTCACAGACTGACAAAACATGATGATGGAACAGAAAAATGTGTTGCTTGTTTTATGTGTGCAACTGCATGTCCAGCTGAATGTATCTTTATTGAAGCAGAAGAACGATTTGATGAACATGACGAAAAAAGACCAAAAGAGTTTAAAATAGATTTGCTAGAGTGTGTATTTTGTGGATATTGCGTAGAAGCTTGTCCTTGTGATGCCATTAGAATGGATACAGGAATCTTCTCCTTTACAGCTTCAAAAAGAGAAGATTTTGTTTTGAATAAAAAAGCTTTAATGGCAAATGAAAGATCAAAGGATTTAAATGATGGCTGA
- the nuoL gene encoding NADH-quinone oxidoreductase subunit L, translating into MNSSLLIWIILAPLLGAIFNGLLYFYHIKKHKVDDIYFALIGTITPFISFLITFSLFLRMNEENIIFKQHLFTWLNVDKLNIEMSLLGDNLSIFMSMFVTFVGWLIHIYAIGYMKGDNGFGKFFAYFNLFLASMLILVLADNPIILFIGWEGVGVCSYLLIKFHYGNAQNVLAANKAFIVNRVGDFGFLLGVVTLFFALAQVDLSFGTIEANIGNVSNELLIVSGFLLFVGAMGKSAQIPLYVWLPDAMAGPTPISALIHAATMVTAGVYMVARFHFLYSEIEEIGLFIAYIGAFSALLAAIIATRQTDIKKILAYSTMSQLGYMFIAVGLGFYSTGLFHVFTHAFFKAMLFMGAGGIIIALHHEQNIFKIAQHRASLPIIGTTFLIGVIAISGIPPFSGFFSKDAILAAAFQEKQYLIWAIAMFTAFLTAYYMFRMYFIVFVAPNHHNEEYVYTSKTITIPLLILAVGAIGAGFLNLPAIFGGSHFVDTWLSQLNSKQIHMDHTTEYVLMALSIIVAATGIMAAYSKYANFDLSKPENETGFIGNKFYIDEIYDSIFVQPTKALSVFIDRILDNKIIDALIMNSSNAFVNIGKKVAMIQNANVRFYAAFMLVGMTCIFVYLYIKLGL; encoded by the coding sequence ATGAATAGTTCACTATTAATTTGGATAATTTTAGCTCCTTTATTAGGTGCTATTTTTAATGGATTATTATATTTTTATCATATAAAAAAACATAAAGTTGATGATATATATTTTGCATTAATAGGAACAATTACTCCTTTTATCTCTTTTTTAATCACTTTTTCTTTATTTTTAAGAATGAATGAAGAGAATATCATATTCAAACAACATCTTTTTACATGGTTAAATGTTGATAAATTAAATATTGAAATGAGTCTTTTAGGAGATAATCTTTCAATTTTTATGTCAATGTTCGTAACTTTTGTTGGATGGTTAATTCATATTTATGCAATTGGTTATATGAAAGGAGATAATGGATTTGGTAAATTCTTTGCCTATTTTAACCTATTCTTAGCTTCAATGCTTATTCTGGTACTTGCTGATAATCCAATAATCTTATTTATTGGTTGGGAAGGGGTTGGAGTTTGTTCATATTTATTAATCAAATTTCATTATGGAAATGCCCAAAATGTACTTGCCGCAAATAAGGCATTTATAGTAAATAGAGTTGGTGATTTTGGTTTTTTACTTGGAGTTGTAACACTATTTTTTGCATTAGCTCAAGTTGATTTATCTTTTGGAACAATTGAAGCAAATATAGGGAATGTTTCAAATGAATTACTTATTGTTTCGGGATTTTTATTATTCGTAGGAGCAATGGGAAAATCAGCACAGATTCCTCTTTATGTTTGGCTTCCTGATGCAATGGCAGGACCTACTCCAATTTCAGCTTTAATTCACGCAGCTACAATGGTAACCGCTGGGGTTTATATGGTTGCAAGATTTCACTTTTTATATAGTGAAATTGAAGAAATTGGATTATTTATAGCTTATATCGGGGCATTTTCTGCTTTACTTGCGGCAATCATTGCAACACGTCAAACTGATATTAAAAAAATTCTTGCTTACTCAACTATGAGTCAATTAGGTTATATGTTTATAGCTGTTGGTCTTGGATTTTATTCAACTGGTTTATTTCATGTTTTCACACATGCATTCTTTAAGGCAATGTTATTTATGGGAGCTGGAGGAATAATAATTGCCCTGCACCATGAACAAAATATCTTTAAAATTGCTCAACATCGTGCAAGTTTACCAATTATTGGAACAACTTTTTTAATTGGAGTTATTGCAATTTCAGGAATTCCTCCTTTTTCTGGATTCTTCTCTAAAGATGCTATTTTAGCAGCTGCTTTTCAAGAGAAGCAATATTTAATTTGGGCAATTGCTATGTTTACAGCATTTTTAACAGCTTATTATATGTTTAGAATGTATTTTATTGTTTTTGTTGCACCAAATCATCATAATGAAGAGTATGTATATACATCAAAAACTATTACTATTCCGTTATTGATTTTAGCAGTTGGTGCTATTGGAGCTGGATTTCTAAATCTTCCTGCAATTTTTGGAGGAAGTCATTTTGTTGATACTTGGCTTTCTCAATTAAACTCAAAACAAATTCATATGGACCATACAACAGAGTATGTTTTAATGGCTTTATCAATAATAGTTGCAGCAACTGGAATTATGGCAGCTTATTCAAAATATGCAAATTTTGATTTATCAAAACCAGAAAATGAAACTGGATTTATAGGTAATAAATTTTATATTGATGAAATTTATGATTCAATATTTGTTCAACCAACAAAAGCACTATCTGTATTTATAGATAGAATTCTTGATAATAAAATAATTGATGCCTTGATTATGAATTCATCAAATGCTTTTGTAAATATAGGTAAAAAAGTTGCAATGATACAAAATGCAAATGTTAGATTTTATGCTGCATTTATGCTAGTTGGAATGACTTGTATTTTTGTATATTTATATATCAAATTAGGATTGTAG
- a CDS encoding citrate synthase, whose protein sequence is MAKNTMTFTDNRNGKTYEYNIVDGTRGPSVVDISSFYKDSGMFTYDPGYTSTASCESKITFIDGENSELRYRGYDISELAGKHSFLDVSYLLMRGKLPTPEASRNFDLEIRHRSFLNEGIIRLFDALPDGAHPMATMGAATMALSAFYKDHLHLEDEEQFKMMRRRILAKMPVIAAMAYRNSIGTPLIYPDVNRYFTENFLYMLRAYPGGRMKYLGDGRNDEIKQVEIDALDAILTLHADHEQNASTTTVRNVGSTEAHPYVAIASGISALWGSAHGGANEKVMDQLKLIGDVKNVPTYIAKAKDKNDPFRLMGFGHRVYKNRDPRAETLKGLQDKLREELKLDSKLLDIAAAVEEAALSDDYFKQRGLYPNIDFYSGVILTALKIPVEMFTPIFVIGRTPGWLAQWSELKQDPKHKIARPRQLYTGN, encoded by the coding sequence ATGGCAAAAAATACAATGACGTTTACTGACAACAGAAATGGTAAAACTTATGAATACAATATTGTTGATGGAACAAGAGGACCTAGTGTAGTAGATATTTCAAGCTTCTACAAAGATTCAGGTATGTTTACTTATGACCCAGGTTATACTTCAACTGCATCTTGTGAATCAAAAATTACATTCATTGATGGTGAAAATTCAGAATTAAGATATAGAGGTTATGATATTTCAGAACTTGCTGGTAAACACTCTTTCTTAGATGTTTCTTATTTATTAATGAGAGGAAAACTTCCAACTCCTGAAGCTTCAAGAAACTTTGATTTAGAAATTAGACATAGATCTTTCTTAAATGAAGGAATTATTAGATTATTTGATGCTTTACCAGATGGTGCGCACCCAATGGCAACTATGGGAGCAGCAACTATGGCATTATCAGCATTTTATAAAGATCACTTACATTTAGAAGATGAAGAACAATTCAAAATGATGAGAAGAAGAATCTTAGCAAAAATGCCAGTTATTGCAGCTATGGCTTATAGAAACTCAATTGGTACTCCACTAATTTATCCAGATGTAAATAGATATTTCACTGAAAACTTCTTATATATGTTAAGAGCATATCCAGGTGGAAGAATGAAATATTTAGGTGATGGAAGAAATGATGAAATCAAACAAGTTGAAATTGATGCATTAGATGCAATCTTAACTTTACATGCTGACCACGAACAAAATGCTTCTACAACAACAGTTAGAAACGTTGGTTCAACAGAAGCTCACCCTTATGTTGCTATCGCATCTGGTATTTCTGCATTATGGGGAAGTGCACATGGTGGAGCAAATGAAAAAGTTATGGATCAATTAAAATTAATTGGTGATGTTAAAAATGTTCCTACTTATATTGCAAAAGCAAAAGATAAAAATGATCCATTTAGATTGATGGGATTCGGACACAGAGTTTATAAAAACAGAGACCCAAGAGCTGAAACATTAAAAGGATTACAAGATAAATTAAGAGAAGAATTAAAACTTGACTCTAAATTACTTGACATTGCTGCTGCTGTTGAAGAAGCTGCATTAAGTGATGATTACTTCAAACAAAGAGGTTTATATCCAAATATTGACTTCTATTCTGGTGTAATTTTAACTGCTTTAAAAATCCCTGTTGAAATGTTTACTCCAATCTTTGTTATTGGTAGAACTCCAGGATGGTTAGCGCAATGGTCTGAATTAAAACAAGATCCAAAACATAAAATTGCAAGACCAAGACAATTATATACAGGAAACTAA
- a CDS encoding 2Fe-2S iron-sulfur cluster-binding protein, protein MGELVSITINGMQMQASKGSLLIDKLLDENIHIPHFCYHQALGKDGNCRMCMVEIEGQKRPQIACDTPVKDGMIVRTKGENIEKVRRDILELELINHPIDCPTCDQAGECKLQDYYMESGFYESRINLEAKNHARKRVDLGSNVMLDQERCVLCTRCVRFCSTITKTHELGVISRADHSVIGTFPGKPLNNPYAMNVIDLCPVGALTNKDFRFKQRVWFLETFDAICSGCSKGCNIYVDHRKEKYKDDQIFRFRPRVNKNINGWFMCDEGRLSHHNENENRFEDIIVEKSKTDITTAIASIFKELTTSKKTLLLLSANLSYEEMLNLKNLASKLNLDISGYSPNTIDENFADDYLRKSDKTSNRASFKELNIDDTKEFFEEKLNNSSLVLIIDNNYFDTNIKLLENKKIISFFTHNCATIEHSNISIALASFYEKSGTYINCDGIKQKVVSKMNKNYPKKNITTIIEDLKSLIEKGTI, encoded by the coding sequence ATGGGTGAACTAGTAAGTATTACAATAAATGGAATGCAAATGCAAGCTTCTAAAGGAAGCTTGTTAATTGATAAATTATTGGATGAGAACATTCATATCCCTCACTTTTGTTATCATCAAGCATTAGGGAAAGATGGAAACTGTAGAATGTGTATGGTTGAAATCGAAGGTCAAAAAAGACCACAAATTGCTTGTGATACTCCTGTTAAAGATGGAATGATTGTAAGAACTAAGGGTGAAAATATTGAAAAAGTTAGACGAGATATTTTAGAACTTGAACTTATAAATCATCCTATTGATTGTCCAACTTGTGACCAAGCAGGTGAATGTAAACTTCAAGATTATTATATGGAATCAGGATTTTATGAATCAAGAATAAATCTTGAAGCAAAAAATCATGCAAGAAAAAGAGTTGATTTAGGCTCTAATGTAATGCTTGACCAAGAAAGATGTGTACTTTGTACAAGATGTGTAAGATTTTGCTCAACAATAACTAAAACACATGAATTAGGAGTTATAAGTCGAGCTGACCATTCGGTTATTGGAACATTTCCAGGAAAACCTTTAAATAATCCTTATGCGATGAATGTTATTGATTTATGTCCTGTTGGAGCATTAACTAATAAAGATTTTAGATTTAAACAAAGAGTTTGGTTTTTAGAGACTTTTGATGCAATTTGTAGTGGTTGTTCAAAAGGATGTAATATATATGTTGACCATAGAAAAGAAAAATACAAAGATGACCAAATTTTTAGATTTAGACCAAGAGTTAATAAAAACATCAATGGTTGGTTTATGTGTGATGAAGGAAGATTGTCACACCATAACGAAAATGAAAATAGATTTGAAGATATCATAGTAGAAAAATCTAAAACAGATATAACTACGGCTATTGCTTCTATTTTTAAAGAACTAACTACTAGTAAAAAAACTCTACTTTTATTAAGTGCAAATCTTTCTTATGAAGAGATGTTAAATTTAAAAAATTTAGCCTCAAAATTAAATTTAGATATTTCAGGATATTCACCTAATACAATAGATGAAAATTTTGCGGATGATTATCTAAGAAAAAGTGATAAAACATCAAATAGAGCCTCTTTTAAGGAATTAAATATTGATGATACAAAAGAGTTTTTTGAAGAAAAACTAAATAACTCTTCTTTAGTTTTGATTATTGATAACAACTATTTTGATACTAATATTAAGCTTTTAGAAAATAAAAAAATTATCTCATTTTTTACACACAATTGTGCAACAATTGAGCATTCTAATATTTCAATAGCACTTGCTTCTTTTTATGAAAAATCAGGAACATATATAAATTGTGATGGTATTAAACAAAAAGTAGTATCTAAAATGAATAAAAACTATCCTAAAAAAAACATAACAACAATTATAGAAGATTTAAAATCCCTGATTGAAAAAGGAACTATATGA
- a CDS encoding NADH-quinone oxidoreductase subunit D, with protein sequence MLKCDILIDSKDLKSTISKLKNEENYTVLLDITAIDYLKFPDITASRFAVIYILRDLTFKKHLTIKTFVDDETLQIDSICDLYESANWAERETFDQYGINFVGHPNLKRVLNHHQFVGHPLRKDYETTKGQICTNTEDLMDEMLPLLKSKAYTDEEINDLMLLNVGPSHPASHGTIRNFVAMEGETITACVTEIGYLHRGFEKACENHTYSQIIPYTDRLNYCSAILNNIGYSKAIEEMLNIDITPRAKMIRVIIGELSRIIDHLVCNAANMVDLGGLTNFWYLFAPRDKAYDLLSKLTGARLTNTYTRIGGLEFDLYKGFDEDLAAVLKDVEVAISDALSLIAHNKIFHDRTQDVGVIKADFALKNGITGPNLRAAGVAHDLRKDRPYYGYENFDFDVVIGSHGDVYDRMMCRFEEMLQSIRIIKQAMKNLPDGAINVNAPGILLPSKKDVYGNIEGLMNQFKLTFEGIKVPKGEYYSFTEAGNGELGFFIVSDGSGKPYKVKCRPPCFYSLAAYSKIVEGGMLADAVVTMASMNFIAGEFDR encoded by the coding sequence ATGCTTAAATGTGATATATTAATTGATTCAAAAGATTTAAAATCTACTATTTCAAAATTAAAAAATGAAGAAAACTATACTGTTTTATTGGATATAACAGCTATTGATTATCTAAAATTTCCAGATATTACAGCTTCAAGATTTGCTGTTATTTACATCTTAAGAGATTTAACATTTAAGAAACATTTAACTATAAAAACTTTTGTAGATGATGAAACTTTACAAATTGATTCAATCTGTGATTTATATGAATCTGCAAATTGGGCGGAAAGAGAGACTTTTGACCAATATGGAATCAATTTCGTTGGTCATCCTAATTTAAAAAGAGTTTTAAATCATCATCAATTTGTTGGGCATCCATTAAGAAAAGATTATGAAACTACAAAAGGTCAAATTTGTACAAATACTGAAGATTTAATGGATGAAATGTTACCTTTATTAAAATCTAAAGCTTATACAGATGAAGAAATTAATGATTTAATGCTTTTAAATGTTGGACCATCACATCCAGCATCACATGGAACAATTAGAAATTTTGTTGCGATGGAAGGTGAAACAATTACAGCTTGTGTAACTGAAATTGGATATTTACATAGAGGTTTTGAAAAAGCGTGTGAAAATCATACTTATTCTCAAATTATTCCTTATACAGATAGACTAAATTATTGTAGTGCAATTTTAAATAATATTGGTTACTCAAAAGCTATTGAAGAGATGCTTAATATTGATATAACTCCAAGAGCTAAAATGATAAGAGTTATTATTGGGGAACTAAGTAGAATTATCGACCACCTTGTTTGTAATGCTGCGAATATGGTAGATTTAGGTGGACTTACAAACTTTTGGTATTTATTTGCACCAAGAGATAAAGCTTATGATTTATTATCAAAATTAACAGGTGCAAGACTTACTAATACTTATACAAGAATTGGCGGATTAGAGTTTGATTTATATAAAGGTTTTGATGAAGACTTAGCAGCTGTTTTAAAAGATGTAGAAGTTGCAATAAGTGATGCTTTATCACTAATAGCTCATAATAAAATCTTCCATGATAGAACTCAAGATGTAGGAGTTATAAAAGCTGATTTTGCTTTAAAAAATGGGATAACAGGACCTAATTTAAGAGCAGCTGGAGTTGCACACGATTTAAGAAAAGATAGACCATATTATGGTTATGAAAACTTTGATTTTGATGTAGTAATTGGAAGTCATGGAGATGTTTATGACCGAATGATGTGTAGATTTGAAGAGATGCTACAATCAATTAGAATTATAAAACAAGCTATGAAAAATCTTCCTGATGGTGCAATAAATGTAAATGCTCCTGGAATTTTACTTCCTTCGAAAAAAGATGTTTATGGAAATATAGAAGGTTTGATGAATCAGTTTAAACTAACTTTTGAGGGTATTAAAGTTCCAAAGGGTGAATATTATAGTTTTACTGAAGCTGGAAATGGGGAGTTAGGATTTTTTATTGTAAGTGATGGAAGTGGAAAACCATATAAAGTTAAATGTAGACCACCTTGCTTTTATTCACTAGCAGCATACTCAAAAATTGTAGAAGGTGGCATGTTAGCTGATGCAGTTGTAACAATGGCTAGTATGAACTTTATTGCAGGGGAGTTTGACAGATAA
- a CDS encoding complex I subunit 1/NuoH family protein translates to MSSTTIIIINIAIASLLAVGLTPLFVWWERRVSGFMQDRSGPNRCNIGPFRLGGLIQSFADMLKLVFKEDFTPSHIRYKFFFTIAPAIVFLCSFLTFAVVPFADVLVIDGKEHIMQAIPNHLGIMWFIAFAGLSVYGIILGGYSSGSKYGLLGSIRASAQVISYEAAMGLAIISMIISYGSIHLTDMVNAQSGTYLGFIPMWGIFVQPLAAIIFIVCAFAETNRAPFDLAEGESELVAGYHTEYSAMRFGLFQVGEYAAMSASSAIIVTLFFGGYQIPWLDTNQIQSNINYIILAIIILLPIKILFFTRWMKKNNKAIGENKSREKETKILTIAFWSITLVLIAVLISFLVTGLGTNGINIITAVIQIATFLIKFFLVAFVFIWVRWTVLRFRYDQLQMLGWKVLIPLALLNIVITAIIVVIKGS, encoded by the coding sequence ATGAGTAGTACAACTATTATCATTATAAATATTGCCATAGCTTCTTTACTTGCTGTTGGATTAACTCCTTTATTTGTATGGTGGGAGAGAAGAGTTTCTGGATTTATGCAAGATAGAAGTGGTCCAAATAGATGTAATATTGGTCCTTTTAGATTAGGTGGATTAATTCAAAGTTTTGCAGATATGCTAAAACTTGTATTTAAAGAGGATTTTACTCCTTCTCATATTAGATATAAGTTTTTCTTTACAATAGCTCCTGCAATAGTATTTTTATGTTCATTTCTTACTTTTGCAGTAGTTCCTTTTGCTGATGTTTTGGTTATTGATGGAAAAGAGCATATTATGCAAGCAATTCCAAATCATCTTGGAATTATGTGGTTTATTGCCTTTGCAGGACTTAGTGTTTATGGAATAATTTTAGGAGGTTACTCTTCTGGAAGTAAATACGGACTATTAGGTTCTATTAGAGCTTCAGCTCAAGTTATCTCTTATGAAGCAGCAATGGGACTTGCTATTATTTCTATGATTATTTCTTATGGTTCAATTCATTTAACAGATATGGTAAATGCTCAAAGTGGAACATACTTAGGATTTATTCCTATGTGGGGTATTTTTGTACAACCATTAGCTGCTATTATTTTTATTGTTTGTGCATTTGCAGAAACAAATAGAGCACCTTTTGATTTAGCAGAAGGAGAATCTGAGTTAGTTGCTGGTTATCATACTGAATATAGTGCTATGAGATTTGGACTTTTCCAAGTTGGTGAATATGCTGCTATGAGTGCCTCTAGTGCTATTATTGTAACTTTATTTTTTGGTGGTTATCAAATTCCTTGGTTAGATACAAATCAAATTCAAAGTAATATAAATTATATTATTTTAGCAATTATAATACTGCTTCCTATAAAAATTTTATTCTTTACAAGATGGATGAAAAAAAATAATAAAGCAATAGGAGAAAATAAATCAAGAGAGAAAGAGACTAAAATTTTAACTATTGCATTTTGGTCAATTACTTTGGTTTTAATAGCTGTTTTAATTTCGTTTTTAGTAACAGGACTTGGAACAAATGGTATAAATATTATAACTGCCGTTATTCAAATAGCAACTTTTCTAATTAAGTTCTTTTTAGTTGCTTTTGTATTTATTTGGGTTAGATGGACTGTATTAAGATTTAGATACGACCAACTACAAATGTTAGGATGGAAAGTTCTTATACCTTTAGCTCTTTTGAATATCGTAATAACAGCAATTATTGTAGTAATAAAAGGAAGTTAA
- a CDS encoding NADH-quinone oxidoreductase subunit J family protein has protein sequence MMADLIFIALAIFAIGGAITMVISSNPMHSALGILITMLSVAGMFALLNAIFLFLVQIIVYAGAIMTLILFILMFLNIKEEDLPKEPNKYKLIAITAVIMIPLNVLVLKAVSNLPHKDLSIVDTGFGDIKPVGLELYNNWIISFELISILLLIALIGSVVLAKKRKSKLNSKEN, from the coding sequence ATGATGGCTGATTTAATTTTTATTGCTTTGGCAATTTTTGCAATTGGTGGAGCTATTACAATGGTAATATCTTCAAATCCAATGCATAGTGCATTGGGTATCTTAATTACTATGTTAAGTGTTGCTGGAATGTTCGCACTTTTAAATGCAATATTTTTATTCCTTGTTCAAATAATTGTTTATGCAGGTGCAATAATGACACTTATTCTTTTTATTTTAATGTTCTTAAATATAAAAGAAGAAGATTTACCAAAAGAACCTAATAAATATAAACTTATAGCTATTACAGCAGTAATAATGATTCCTTTAAATGTTTTAGTTTTGAAAGCTGTATCAAATCTTCCACATAAAGATTTATCAATCGTTGATACTGGTTTTGGTGATATAAAACCTGTTGGTTTAGAACTTTATAATAATTGGATTATATCTTTTGAATTAATCTCTATTTTATTATTAATAGCACTTATAGGCTCAGTAGTTCTTGCTAAAAAAAGAAAATCTAAACTAAATAGCAAGGAGAACTAA
- the nuoE gene encoding complex I 24 kDa subunit family protein, which yields MSTFKYSPENEAKFQEYVSRYPKIDSCMLPALWLVQEQIGWVSPEAMIYVADRLGKTPIQVYEVATFYTMFNLKPIGKYHIELCKTLSCMLCGSRELKKHIKETIGIEAGQTSQDGLFTLSEVECMGACGGAPMFALNGVYHEKLTIEKVDELIKECKNDN from the coding sequence ATGAGCACATTTAAATATAGTCCTGAAAATGAAGCAAAATTTCAAGAATACGTTTCAAGATATCCAAAAATAGATTCTTGTATGTTACCAGCACTTTGGTTAGTTCAAGAACAAATTGGATGGGTAAGTCCTGAAGCTATGATTTATGTGGCAGATAGACTTGGAAAAACTCCAATACAAGTTTATGAAGTAGCAACTTTTTATACAATGTTTAATTTAAAACCTATCGGAAAGTATCATATTGAACTTTGTAAAACTCTCTCTTGTATGTTATGTGGTAGCCGTGAGCTAAAAAAACATATAAAAGAGACTATTGGTATTGAAGCTGGTCAAACAAGTCAAGATGGTTTATTTACTCTAAGTGAAGTTGAGTGTATGGGAGCTTGTGGTGGGGCTCCTATGTTTGCATTAAATGGTGTTTACCATGAAAAACTTACTATTGAAAAAGTTGATGAATTAATTAAGGAGTGCAAAAATGATAACTAG
- the nuoK gene encoding NADH-quinone oxidoreductase subunit NuoK, with the protein MLTLTSYAFVSMILFSIGVVGVIARKNIFVIYMSIELMLNGVNLFLVTFARYHFNLDPQIITIMVISIAAAEAAIFLSVIILLYRSKKSLNTDIFTTLTQGEKS; encoded by the coding sequence ATGTTAACTCTTACTTCTTATGCTTTTGTATCAATGATACTTTTTTCAATTGGTGTAGTAGGTGTGATTGCAAGAAAAAATATCTTTGTAATCTATATGTCAATTGAGCTTATGTTAAATGGAGTAAATCTATTTTTAGTTACATTTGCAAGATATCATTTTAATCTTGACCCCCAAATTATAACTATTATGGTTATATCAATTGCTGCTGCTGAAGCTGCTATATTTTTATCCGTAATAATTTTATTATATAGATCTAAAAAATCATTAAATACTGATATTTTCACAACTCTTACACAAGGGGAAAAATCATGA